From the genome of Solidesulfovibrio carbinolicus, one region includes:
- a CDS encoding amino acid ABC transporter permease: MDDFFAFAWERIIPALDAGLWTSILLIVPASLFGVAIGVSVGALRVYGPRPVVKTLDAYVSLFRGTPLVVQLYFWYFALPYVRIGDFALVLSPMWAAIVGFALCSGAYQSEYIRGGLLSIKRGQLRAAQALGMTPFQSVTSVVLPQAFRRALPGCGNEIIYLIKYSSLASIITVSDLTGMGRSLAKSSFRNTEVFIVVGLYYLALVTIASFLLKIAEKKLEIPGFESKRE; encoded by the coding sequence ATGGACGATTTTTTCGCCTTTGCCTGGGAGCGCATCATCCCGGCCCTGGACGCCGGACTGTGGACCAGCATCCTGCTTATCGTGCCGGCCTCGCTTTTCGGCGTGGCCATCGGCGTGTCCGTGGGCGCGCTGCGGGTCTACGGTCCGCGCCCGGTGGTCAAGACCCTTGACGCCTACGTGTCGCTGTTTCGCGGCACGCCGCTGGTCGTGCAGCTCTACTTCTGGTACTTCGCCCTGCCCTACGTGCGCATCGGCGATTTCGCCCTGGTGCTGTCGCCCATGTGGGCCGCCATCGTCGGATTTGCCCTGTGCAGCGGCGCCTACCAGTCCGAATACATCCGGGGGGGGCTGCTTTCCATCAAGCGCGGCCAGCTGCGCGCCGCCCAGGCCCTGGGCATGACGCCCTTCCAGTCCGTCACCTCGGTGGTGCTGCCCCAGGCCTTCCGCCGGGCGCTGCCAGGCTGCGGCAACGAAATCATCTACCTCATCAAATACTCGTCCCTGGCCTCCATCATCACCGTCAGCGACCTGACCGGCATGGGACGCAGCCTGGCCAAGTCCAGCTTCCGCAATACCGAAGTCTTCATCGTCGTGGGGCTGTACTACCTGGCCCTGGTCACCATCGCCTCGTTCCTCCTCAAGATCGCCGAAAAGAAACTGGAGATCCCAGGCTTCGAAAGCAAACGCGAGTAG
- a CDS encoding FAD-binding oxidoreductase: protein MNAALLDALGRELGPGFVYDEAARDAAAKDDAGLLIPPEAVFFPADAGDVSRLMVLAGRHGFAVTPRGAGTGLAGGCLAVAGGVVVDLSRMARITLLDTANLCAAVQAGVVTQTLRQAAKEAGLFYPPDPASLTTCTLGGNAATNAGGPACVKYGVTRDYVLGLTAVLPDGEVVRCGTATRKGVVGYDLTGLMVGSEGTLGIITELTVKLIPHPREVRAAAALFPDARAAVAAVAAVMAGGVSPCALELMDRACLGIVAELLPFELPGPEAALLLFEADGDPDQAARDIGRMEAVCRDGGALAVLPAQNAQEREELWGIRRQISTRIHESAPFYLSEDVAVPIARIPDLIDALPALGQRHGLRVYAFGHAGDGNIHVNITGEAGSRDRAMALARDLIAEVLALGGTMSGEHGIGIAKRPFIDMELSQRSLSLQRGIKAAFDPAGLLNPGKVLP, encoded by the coding sequence ATGAACGCCGCATTGCTGGACGCGCTGGGGCGCGAACTTGGGCCGGGCTTTGTTTATGACGAGGCGGCCAGGGACGCTGCCGCCAAGGACGACGCCGGTTTGCTCATTCCGCCCGAGGCGGTGTTTTTTCCGGCCGATGCCGGGGACGTGAGCCGGCTGATGGTGCTGGCCGGCCGGCATGGTTTTGCCGTGACGCCGCGCGGGGCCGGCACGGGGCTGGCGGGCGGCTGTCTGGCGGTTGCGGGCGGCGTGGTGGTCGATTTGTCGCGCATGGCCCGTATTACGCTGTTGGACACGGCCAATTTGTGCGCCGCGGTCCAGGCCGGGGTGGTGACCCAGACCTTGCGCCAGGCGGCCAAGGAGGCAGGGCTTTTTTATCCGCCCGATCCGGCCAGCCTGACCACCTGCACCCTTGGCGGCAACGCCGCCACCAACGCCGGCGGTCCGGCCTGCGTGAAATACGGCGTCACCCGCGATTATGTGTTGGGGCTGACGGCCGTTTTGCCGGACGGCGAGGTGGTGCGTTGCGGCACGGCCACGCGCAAGGGCGTGGTGGGCTACGACCTGACCGGGCTTATGGTCGGGTCGGAGGGGACGCTGGGGATCATCACCGAGCTGACGGTGAAGCTTATTCCGCATCCGCGCGAGGTGCGGGCGGCGGCGGCGCTTTTTCCGGACGCGCGCGCGGCCGTGGCGGCGGTGGCGGCGGTGATGGCCGGCGGCGTTTCGCCCTGCGCCCTGGAGCTTATGGATCGAGCGTGTCTGGGCATCGTGGCCGAATTGTTGCCTTTCGAGCTGCCCGGTCCGGAAGCGGCTCTGCTCCTTTTCGAGGCCGACGGCGACCCGGATCAGGCGGCGCGGGACATCGGGCGCATGGAGGCCGTGTGTCGCGATGGCGGAGCGCTGGCCGTGCTGCCGGCGCAAAACGCCCAGGAGCGCGAGGAATTGTGGGGCATTCGCCGCCAGATTTCCACCCGCATCCACGAGAGCGCGCCCTTTTACCTGTCCGAGGACGTAGCCGTGCCCATCGCCCGCATCCCGGACCTCATCGACGCCTTGCCGGCCCTGGGGCAGCGCCATGGGCTTAGGGTCTACGCCTTCGGCCATGCCGGCGACGGCAACATCCACGTCAACATCACGGGCGAAGCCGGCAGCCGAGACAGGGCCATGGCCCTGGCCAGGGATCTCATCGCCGAGGTGTTGGCCCTGGGCGGCACCATGTCCGGTGAGCACGGCATCGGCATCGCCAAGCGGCCCTTTATCGACATGGAGTTGTCGCAGAGGAGCCTGTCCCTGCAACGCGGCATCAAGGCCGCCTTCGATCCGGCGGGGCTTCTGAATCCGGGAAAAGTGCTGCCCTAG
- a CDS encoding amino acid ABC transporter permease — protein sequence MEGFITAAQASWEAMPYILGGLWWTAGLILGAMLVGFVLGVPLAVLHVYGHPLTRKAVAGYVWLFRGVPILVQLYLFYFGIMAYLSEIPALAFLPLSSGFLSAVIVLGLTSAAYQSQIFRGAMASLPAGQLKAARALGMSDAVAIRTIILPQALRLAIPAWSNEYSILLKDSALAFTIGVLEVMARTRAVAATTHQPLPLSILAGALFFFLTWAGIKTLKRLEAKVRIPGYAHQGSL from the coding sequence ATGGAAGGATTTATCACCGCCGCGCAGGCCAGCTGGGAGGCCATGCCCTACATTCTCGGCGGACTGTGGTGGACGGCAGGGCTTATTCTCGGAGCCATGCTCGTGGGCTTTGTCCTCGGCGTGCCCCTGGCCGTGCTCCACGTCTACGGCCATCCGCTCACCCGCAAGGCCGTGGCCGGCTACGTTTGGCTCTTTCGCGGCGTGCCCATCCTCGTGCAGCTCTACCTCTTTTATTTCGGCATCATGGCCTACCTGAGCGAAATCCCGGCCCTGGCGTTTCTGCCGCTGTCCTCGGGATTCCTCTCGGCCGTCATCGTGCTGGGGCTGACCAGCGCCGCCTACCAGTCGCAAATTTTCCGAGGGGCCATGGCCAGCCTGCCCGCCGGCCAGCTCAAGGCCGCCCGGGCCCTGGGCATGAGCGACGCCGTGGCCATCCGCACCATCATCCTGCCCCAGGCCCTGCGCCTGGCCATCCCGGCCTGGTCCAACGAATATTCGATCCTGCTCAAGGACTCCGCCCTGGCCTTTACCATCGGCGTCCTGGAAGTCATGGCCCGCACCCGCGCCGTGGCCGCCACCACCCACCAGCCGCTGCCCCTGTCCATCCTGGCCGGAGCGCTCTTTTTCTTCCTCACCTGGGCCGGCATCAAAACCCTCAAACGCCTCGAAGCCAAGGTGCGCATCCCCGGATACGCGCACCAGGGAAGCCTGTAG
- a CDS encoding GNAT family N-acetyltransferase: MDKWKVAPSVALDGEARTHDGEDWIVREAEFQEAGAVAELVALAYGDVARRFDLHAGNCPTHPSLMTRERIERGMALGTTMLLAFDRGTLCGCVGLRQPVEGDSILERLAVAQACRRLGLGRTLVGRACSLAGRIGAGQVEIGIIAKQHELRQWYETLGFRAVRTARFESLPFEVLYLRKAVGAKAPG; encoded by the coding sequence ATGGATAAGTGGAAAGTCGCGCCGTCTGTCGCGCTGGATGGAGAGGCGAGAACGCACGACGGAGAGGACTGGATCGTGCGCGAGGCCGAGTTTCAGGAGGCGGGGGCCGTGGCGGAACTCGTCGCCCTGGCTTACGGCGACGTGGCCCGGCGTTTCGACCTTCACGCCGGCAACTGCCCGACTCATCCCTCGCTCATGACCCGGGAGCGCATCGAGCGCGGCATGGCGCTCGGCACGACCATGTTGCTGGCCTTCGACAGGGGGACGCTTTGCGGCTGCGTAGGCCTGCGCCAGCCGGTCGAGGGGGACAGCATCCTGGAACGACTGGCCGTGGCTCAGGCCTGCCGCCGCCTGGGGCTTGGCCGGACGCTGGTCGGCCGGGCTTGCTCCCTGGCCGGGCGGATCGGCGCGGGGCAGGTCGAAATCGGCATCATCGCCAAGCAGCACGAGTTGCGGCAGTGGTACGAAACCCTGGGGTTTCGGGCCGTGCGCACGGCGCGTTTCGAGTCTCTCCCCTTCGAGGTCCTTTATCTGCGAAAGGCCGTCGGGGCCAAGGCCCCGGGCTAG
- a CDS encoding amino acid ABC transporter ATP-binding protein: protein MDDPVILRVENIVKTIGGQRILDDVSFSVKKGHLKVLIGPSGAGKSTLLSCINFLSPPDSGTISLDGKAVDGKSRKELLALRQQVGMIFQDFNLFDHLSALENVRVALVKVKGLDKRAATNRAMEELARVGLADKSTLYPAQLSGGQKQRVSVARALAMDPKVLLLDEPTSALDPELIGEVLTVIRDLADLGMTMVMATHQISFSAALADEFLFMERGRIVERGAPSQLLARDSGSRTQSFCAKLSELAGDGHCEIAPAPRA from the coding sequence ATGGACGATCCGGTCATTTTGCGCGTGGAGAACATCGTCAAGACCATCGGCGGCCAGCGCATCCTGGACGATGTCTCGTTTTCCGTCAAAAAGGGGCACTTAAAAGTCCTCATCGGCCCCTCCGGAGCCGGCAAGTCCACGCTTTTATCCTGCATCAATTTCCTGTCGCCCCCGGACTCCGGGACCATTTCCCTGGACGGCAAGGCCGTGGACGGCAAAAGCAGAAAAGAACTGCTGGCCCTGCGCCAGCAGGTGGGCATGATCTTCCAGGACTTCAACCTCTTTGACCACCTCTCGGCCCTGGAAAACGTCCGGGTGGCGCTTGTGAAGGTCAAGGGCCTGGACAAGCGGGCCGCCACCAACCGGGCCATGGAAGAACTCGCCCGGGTCGGGCTGGCCGACAAGTCCACCCTCTACCCGGCCCAGCTCTCCGGCGGCCAGAAACAGCGCGTGTCCGTGGCCCGGGCCCTGGCCATGGACCCCAAGGTGCTGCTGCTCGACGAACCCACCTCGGCCCTGGACCCCGAACTCATCGGCGAGGTGCTCACCGTCATCCGCGATCTGGCCGACCTCGGCATGACCATGGTCATGGCCACCCACCAGATCAGCTTTTCCGCCGCCCTGGCCGACGAATTCCTGTTCATGGAGCGCGGACGCATCGTGGAACGCGGCGCGCCCTCCCAACTGCTCGCCCGCGACTCCGGCAGCCGCACCCAGTCGTTTTGCGCCAAGCTCAGCGAACTGGCCGGCGACGGCCACTGCGAAATCGCCCCGGCTCCCCGGGCCTAA